The following proteins are encoded in a genomic region of Solea senegalensis isolate Sse05_10M linkage group LG5, IFAPA_SoseM_1, whole genome shotgun sequence:
- the agtpbp1 gene encoding cytosolic carboxypeptidase 1 translates to MNKPRMATEKGVPSNSRILMLLGQLERMTGEAMVKDVDTARQITAKILHLIQTQEKSGKEVMSKGCSGMEVILTSLENTQDVQTTLNILSILSELLTVGRGRRVAVFVSKGGTGILFQILVIASKELSPSEELMLQLHSLLAKVGPKDRKFGVKARLSGALTVTVNLMKQKLQNTKLLMPCLQVLRVYATNLVNAISLGKNGVVELMVKIVAPYNKKNTTLLKVALDALGALLKSKTNARRAVDGKHVPVLLSLYLDWHRSDTRHRHMLIRKGFLVCIRNITNIKLGRKAFIEADGMRILYNSSVECLPVRTLDPLVNVSSLIMRKCFPKNRLPLPTIKSAFQYQLPQIPVVGPVAQLYNQPAGVDDVVDDSDDNEEAEADSENDSENEEDEKNHHTTNEDIETDLNKLHPQKSPGRSFEELRVYERFFLELSEDFQGYNFECSKNASTTASSPSFSSAASGRSSWPIIVPTAQALSPKHTPIPSSQWLCNNTKGQHTQLPPSASAPPPPASQKPLKLDDVHLAKDQDKKKESHIPSPDGDATLSSFTKPSQGQMIEQELARVFESVSLEEEGALNAEDGIKGVKQAESPVNSTRLIQSPLLLEGIVTRRSGGGGSNWGSDCGSEGAEDEGGEGAVLEVPDTALLLSLHDPDLYVEMVKGTHSVPHYAEVAYPDYFGHVAPTFREPLLERVYGVQRCKIFQDIERLIHPNDILDKVVYDLDVLSCPVIEDEGESLKFNSQFECGNLRKAVQVRKYEYDLMLNSDINSNHYHQWFYFEVSGMRVGTTYRFNIINCEKSNSQFNYGMQVLMYSVQEAISGRPRWVRTGADICYYKNHFARSSVAAGGQKGKSYYSMTFSTSFSHKDDVCYFAYHYPYTYSTLKMHLSKLEDLRTPQIYLRQDVLCETLGGNSCPLLTITAMPESNSNDHICQFRNRPIIFLSARVHPGETNASWVMKGTLEFLMGTSPLAASLREAYIFKIVPMLNPDGVVNGNHRCSLSGEDLNRQWQNPNPELHPTIFHTKSLLQYLVHIQRAPLVFCDYHGHSRKKNVFMYGCSVKETVWHSNITATSSDLQEDLGYRALPKILSQIAPAFSMASCSFVVERTKESTARVVVWREIGVQRSYTMESTLCGCDQGKYKGLQIGTRELEEMGAQFCVALLRLKRLTGLRNHQHLLDLESDIIGMQTKVVSCPTTYVMEEDEPSFLEAIDYSAESNDEDAEPENEDGGEVQKNPDHLSDTDTNHRD, encoded by the exons atgaacaaaccaAGAATGGCCACAGAAAAAGG TGTACCCAGTAACTCCAGGATACTGATGCTTCTCGGCCAACTGGAGAGGATGACTGGAGAGGCTATGGTTAAGGATGTCGATACAGCTCGACAGATCACCGCAAAGATACTGCATCTTATACAGACGCAGg AGAAGAGTGGAAAAGAGGTGATGTCTAAAGGCTGCAGCGGCATGGAGGTCATCCTGACCTCGTTAGAG aacacacaggatgtccagACCACCCTGAACATCCTGTCCATTCTCAGTGAGCTGCTTACTGTGG GCAGAGGTCGCAGggtagcagtgtttgtgtctaaAGGAGGAACAGGAATTTTATTCCAGATACTGGTCATTGCCAGTAAGGAGTTGTCACCCAGCGAGGAACTCATGTTGCAGCTGCATTCACTGTTGGCCAAGGTTGGCCCAAAAG ACAGAAAGTTTGGAGTGAAGGCACGTTTGAGTGGAGCTCTGACTGTCACTGTCAACTTAATGAAACAGAAACTACAGAATACCAAACTGCTCATGCCATGCCTGCAGGTCCTCAGGGTTTACGCTACCAACT TGGTGAACGCTATTTCACTGGGCAAGAATGGGGTGGTGGAGCTCATGGTTAAGATTGTTGCACCATACAATAAGAAAAACACCACCCTGCTCAA AGTAGCTCTGGATGCACTGGGAGCACTGCTCAAATCCA AAACTAATGCCCGCCGTGCAGTGGACGGCAAACACGTGCCTGTCTTGCTTTCTCTGTACCTGGATTGGCATCGGAGTGACACAAGACATCGCCATATGCTGATTCGCAAGGGGTTTCTGGTCTGCATCAGAAACATCACCAATATCAAACTCGGCAGAAAGGCATTCATAGAAGCCGATGGCATGAGGATCCTCTACAACTCATCTGTT GAATGTCTCCCAGTGCGGACTCTGGATCCTCTGGTGAATGTGTCAAGTCTCATCATGAGGAAGTGTTTCCCGAAGAACCGTCTGCCTCTACCCACCATCAAGTCGGCCTTCCAGTACCAGTTGCCACAAATTCCTGTTGTCGGACCTGTGGCACAACTGTACAACCAGCCTGCTGGAG TGGACGATGTTGTAGATGACAGCGATGATAACGAGGAGGCGGAGGCAGACTCAGAAAACGATAGCGAGAATGAGGAGGATGAGAAAAATCACCACACCACG AATGAAGACATAGAGACAGACTTAAACAAACTACATCCCCAAAAGAGTCCTGGTCGTTCTTTTGAGGAGCTGAGAGTCTATGAGAGGTTCTTCCTGGAGCTATCTGAAGACTTTCAg GGGTATAACTTTGAATGCTCAAAGAATGCCTCTACTACAGCTTCATCACCATCCTTCTCATCAGCAGCCTCGGGTCGATCCTCTTGGCCAATCATAGTGCCCACAGCTCAAGCCCTGTCCCCAAAACACACCCCCATTCCTAGTTCTCAGTGGCTCTGCAATAATACCAAAGGACAACACACTCAGCTGCCTCCCTCTGCTTCcgctcctcctccccctgcatCGCAAAAGCCTCTAAAACTGGACGACGTCCACCTCGCCAAGgaccaagacaaaaaaaaagagtcccaCATTCCTTCCCCAGATGGAGATGCAACCTTGTCTTCATTCACCAAGCCTTCTCAAGGGCAGATGATAGAACAGGAACTGGCACGTGTGTTTGAGAGTGTCTCTCTAGAAGAGGAGGGGGCTCTAAATGCAGAAGATGGAATAAAGGGAGTGAAACAAGCAGAGTCTCCTGTCAATTCCACAAGACTCATACAGTCTCCTCTGCTCTTAGAAGGTATTGTGACACGTcgttcaggaggaggaggcagtaaCTGGGGTTCAGATTGTGGTTCAGAGGGTGCTGAGGATGAAGGAGGGGAAGGAGCCGTTCTGGAGGTGCCAGACACGGCATTGCTCCTCTCACTGCATGACCCTGACCTGTATGTGGAAATGGTGAAGGGAACACACTCTGTACCTCATTATGCTGAAGTTGCATACCCAGACTACTTTGGCCATGTTGCCCCAACATTTAGAGAGCCCCTTCTGGAGAGGGTCTACGGTGTACAGAG GTGTAAGATATTCCAGGACATCGAGAGGTTGATTCATCCTAATGATATCCTGGATAAAGTAGTTTATGACCTGGATGTGTTAAG TTGTCCCGTGATTGAAGATGAAGGCGAATCACTTAAGTTCAACTCTCAGTTTGAGTGTGGGAATCTCAGGAAGGCAGTTCAGGTTAGAAA aTATGAGTATGATCTGATGCTAAATTCAGATATCAACAGTAATCATTACCACCAGTGGTTCTACTTTGAGGTGAGCGGCATGCGTGTTGGAACAACTTACCGCTTCAACATCATCAACTGTGAGAAGTCGAACAGCCAGTTCAATTACG gcatgCAGGTGCTAATGTACTCTGTGCAGGAGGCCATCAGTGGCAGGCCTCGCTGGGTCAGAACAGGAGCAGACATCTGTTACTACAA GAATCATTTTGCAAGGAGCTCTGTTGCAGCTGGTGGTCAGAAAGGAAAGTCGTACTATTCAATGACCTTCAGTACAAGTTTCAGCCACAAGGATGATGTCTGCTACTTTGCCTATCATTACCCATATACATACTCCACTCTTAAG ATGCACCTCTCCAAACTGGAGGACCTGCGGACCCCTCAGATTTACCTGAGACAAGATGTCCTGTGCGAAACCTTGGGAGGAAACAGCTGCCCCCTTCTAACCATCACTGCCATGCCAGAGTCCAACTCCAATGATCACATCTGTCAGTTTA GGAATCGTCCAATAATCTTCCTGTCGGCCAGAGTGCACCCTGGAGAGACCAATGCCAGCTGGGTAATGAAGGGCACACTGGAGTTCTTGATGGGCACCAGCCCACTGGCAGCCAGCCTGAGAGAGGCCTACATCTTCAAGATAGTCCCCATGCTCAACCCTGATGGAGTTGTAAATGgaaa TCATCGCTGCTCTCTTAGTGGAGAGGATTTGAATCGCCAGTGGCAGAACCCCAATCCTGAGCTCCACCCAACCATCTTCCACACTAAGAGTCTGCTGCAGTACCTTGTACACATACAAAGGGCACCACTG GTGTTCTGTGACTACCACGGTCATTCCAGAAAGAAAAACGTTTTCATGTACGGCTGCAGCGTGAAGGAGACAGTCTGGCACTCCAATATCACTGCTACATCCAGCGACCTTCAAGAGGACCTTGGATACAGG GCACTTCCTAAGATCCTCTCTCAGATTGCCCCGGCCTTCAGCATGGCGAGCTGCAGTTTTGTTGTGGAGCGCACTAAAGAGTCGACTGCCCGTGTAGTTGTATGGAGAGAGATAGGAGTGCAACGCAGTTACACCATGGAGAGTACGCTCTGTGGTTGTGACCAGGGTAAATATAAg GGTCTTCAGATCGGCACcagagagctggaggagatGGGAGCTCAGTTCTGTGTGGCCTTGTTGAGACTGAAGAGGCTGACCGGGCTCCGTAACCACCAGCACTTGCTGGATTTGGAGAGCGACATTATTGGGATGCAGACCAAAGTGGTCAG cTGCCCCACCACCTACgtgatggaggaggacgagCCGTCCTTCCTGGAGGCCATCGACTACAGCGCGGAGAGCAACGACGAGGACGCGGAGCCGGAGAACGAGGACGGCGGCGAAGTCCAAAAGAATCCCGATCACCTGTCGGACACTGACACCAATCACAGGGATTGA